The Prionailurus viverrinus isolate Anna chromosome B1, UM_Priviv_1.0, whole genome shotgun sequence genome includes the window acatatcataaatacatgtatataatatatttcagatatgtatgtatatcatttGCACACATGACAAAAATGTATCAAATATTGCACAGTGGTTATTTCTGCAATGGCAGAATTATAgattatgtcttatttttatttccaacttttcaaaatatgctgttaaaatcatatattttataatgaaatacaGGCCAATAAGCATTTTAATGTCCCCATAGACATCATCAGCAGGTGGAGAAATGACATAAAGCATTTCTACATTTGGTACAGGTATTGATTTTTggtgtttcccttcccttttagaTGATATTGACAAATTTGATCGATATGACTCAACTCACATTTGCTATACAAGAGCAAAGATTTATTGCTTTACAGAAATAATTTACCTGATTTAGCTATAGGCTGACTTGACCCCATATTCCCACCATAATCTACAATGTAGGGATGGGCTCCATGACTCATAAGAGGCTTGGAACAAGTTGTTTTCTCAAGGGCAACGAGAATAAGCAGGACAAATGATGACAAGGGCAGAATTATCCCTTCCGAGGCTTCCTTCAGTAGTGTCTGTGCACTGGGTGGTTTTCTCAGTTCGATAAAGGATTAGAACACAAGGCCTGTTTAGAGAAGTGTGACTTGATACCTGCATCAATATCATTCTGAgcaatgtttttcattttccttccacttTAACTTTTTAAGCCTTACGTGAATTAGTTGAAAAGCCAGGTCTTTTAGGTAGATATTAACATTAAGCCCTCTACTCTGTCACTTGGAATCATAAGCTCCTAATTCCATTGTGTATTGTCTTCTAAGATAATgattgacagattttttttttcttgaagcttCCTATATTTGCTGACTGTCTCACTAGTCACTAACAGAATCCTGCCAGTCGAAGTCATTGGGTGTACGGTGATTGCAAGATCTTCTCCAATTAGACCCCAGTGtccctgaacacacacacacacacacacacacacacacacgcatgcacacacgtgcatgcatacatgtataGACACACATCCCCCCTCTGTTTTACACCTGTTGTTGATCTGCCTTTCTCACTTTTGCCTACCAATCTAAATTCTACTTATTCTGCAAGCCCTAAATCAAGCAATATCCTCCCAAGAGCCTTCCTGGAACCTCTCTTGCAATGAATTTCTCAGCTTCCATCACACCCAAAGTCTAGAGAGTAGCATTCTTAGGTCCAGGCAAGAGGATTCCTAACTTGGGTTTTGGGCTTTAGAGATCCCAGAATCCATAAGACTACAGGATTGAGGTAATATCCCTGAGTAGAGCCTCCACCCTTCTTTCTAGATCATGCTCTGGGACCCAGAATCCTCTGCTCCAAATGGCCACACAACCACTTTTAGGGCCTTAGGCCTTTTTCCTGGGCCCATCTTCTCAAGGGCAGACCACATTATAGGCCACTGCCAAAGGCCAAGGTAGAGCTGGCTGCATGTATGGATGGAAGTGTTTGCACATATTTTCATGGTCCTTCAAGATGTGGGACAAGGGAAagtgagaagaaaggaggagcaGCCAGTGAACGGGGCCATTCTTTTGCTTTGCCATGTTGGGTCACTCCACTTACAGCAGTGGGCTTGGGAGTAATTTTCAGGTCATTTCACAGATTTCTCCAGCTGAATACATAGTACTCTTGTTAAATGTGGGATTGGGACCACTCTGGGTTAGAAGTGTGTTTCGCTTTAATGTAGGGCACAAAACGAACAGAGTTTTTAGTTACTAAGATTAATAACAGGAGGATGGATAAGCTTCATGAGATATAATTTCACTCTGTCCTAATAACAGTCttggggtttttgtgtgtgtggtgtgtgtgtcccTTTAAAAATTAGGAAGCCGAGGCTCAGAAAAGCTGGGTTTTGCCCCTGGTCTTACAGGAATGCAGGGACAGCATCTTTAGGACTCTACAGCCTACTCTTTCTTCACCCCACCTCCCCATGGGTCTAACCGAACACCTTCCGGGACATCCACCTCAACCATTTTTAAAAGCGTAACCCACCAATAGATAGTTTCCTGTTTGTGGGTCTATGGTTAGTGAGGAAATAATTGGTTCTGAGAGTCAGTGTCTCAAAAACTGATGTTCACTGGCCGAGAAGCAGATTGGAAAGATCCACCTGGGGCCAAGCTAGAAATAAAGAGCAGCTCTTCTCAGCCTTGGCTCCAGCTAGTTAGCtggtgggggaaaggaggggTGCTCTGCTTGTTTGTTGGGGGTGGAGGACTGGGAGGTCCAAAGACCTTTGTACATTCTAACCTTGCAGAGCTGAGCAATTTTTGGTTGCTTTTCTTGCTGATAACACTACCTCCCTTATCTACCACAGAACAGATCTTAATAGAGAACTCGCCTTTATGGTATAAGGTTAATGAATAtgaaactcaacaataaaatatCTCTCTGGTGGATGGCATTGCTAAAGAACATACATGATAGACGTATCTGAGGATGAGATAATACTTCCTAATGAAGTAGTGCTTCTTGATCTTTCCATGGACATTCCTCCAAGGCATTAGAGGTATATAACTATAAAAGAGCCTCCCAAACATCTCCTTTcgaaaaagaaacatattaacAGACTTCCGTTCGGGGAAGAGAGTTCTAATGCCTACCCCTGGTCAAAGTTATCTCTTTGTTACTAGGTTCAAGGGTACCTGGCAAATACATTAAGAAGAGCATATGTTTTCTAAATCAATAAAGACGAAGGAGGATGATGTAGGAGGTGGGAATCAAAGTGGAGAAAATTCGAGTGTTTTCCCAATATCCCAAAACACATACGGGTTTATTCAATTGTAAGGTACACAGAACATGGAatttaccagaagaaaaaaatcaataaaactggtGATGTCAGCTTTTCATACGCCAACTGTTAATGAATCAAAGAGAATTAGGCAGAAGTAACAGAAgtaactttcctttaaaaaatacattttcttacaaAAGCTGGGAAAGAATTTGTGGAACTTTACCAACACTAAACTGTGTAAGAAACTACAGCGGGACTATAGTGTTTTTAGAATCCATCTGAGATGGATGAGAGACGGATGAGAGAAAGATCCGAGAAATGAGAAATGGATCATATTTCATAAAGTTTAAATATGCTCCCTTTACATCTTCCAGGAATCAAAATTTTATTACAATCAGATTCATTAAATGTTATCTGATTTTACTCTCATCTTGAAACACcttcaaataatataatttacCCGTGTATTTGGCATAACAACATATGCTCTTCTTGATTTTAACAGAACCGAGTCCAAGTGTTAATTGAATAAAGCTGTTCAAAAGTAACTTTGGGGGCATTTCTGTGAACACACCACATCCGCAGTAATATCTACCAGGCAGGTGtcaatttttctttagttttaaaatcGTATCATTTAAAGAAGTTATTTCctataaataaaattcacacGCACACGCgtacgcgcgcgcgcacgcacgcacacacacacacacaccacgcacacacaaacatctttttaaagtaaagcGAGAACGCAATCCATCCAAGACAAGCAGGCGGGGGGAAAATACGGTTGTGCGCATTCTGCCTGTTGCCGCAGAGTAATACGGTAAACAGCCGATCACCGTACTCGCTGGAGCTACTGCCTGTGTGACGTCAGCGAGAGCTAGCTGCAAAGTTCCTTGCCGTTCTTTGCTGGTGTCGGGGAGCTGAAAATTAAAAGGGTGAACGTGGAGTTATGGGTTGGccgggtttttttcttttcctattttcactCTTTATTGTAAATTCTGCAGGTAAAGCGATAGTGAGCCGGGAGCTTAAAGACATCTGTAGAGGAGGGGTGAGTCAGCGGGTGCAGAAGGACTAAGAATTGGTTCCTTGGAGGGACGGTCGCCTCTTTCCCCAGAGAGGAGGCGGCGGGGCTGCTCCTGGGACCGAACCCCCGTCCTCTCCCCGCTCCAGGTGAGTCCGCTGCGGCATGGGGCGCGGGCGTCCAGAGGGGCCGGGATGAGGGCAAATCGCCCTCGCTTCCCGCTGAGACGGAACCCGCACTTTGCCCGTGCGCCCCCCGCTTCTTTCACCCGCTCTGACACctgcatccccaccccaccccgtttCCCTTGTATATTCTGGAAAGTTACCTCCTAGTTAACAAGTGTGTCTTTTGGTCCGTATTTGTCGCCCCGAGGTAGAGGAAAGAGGCTTTCTGCAGTTGCTGGCTTTTAGGACCACCTGTGAGCTCTTGAACTTGTGATTTTCACCATAGCCTTTGCCTGGGAGTCCGGCCTCAGGGCCCGACCCCAGAATCGTCAGAAGGCAAGATGGGTCCCCACTCCTCGCACTCCTGCCTCAGTCCCCGTGGAAACCTAAGTATCTCACAAATACCGTGGCCCCAGCCCCGCAAAGCGAAGCGTCCCGCATCCTCCTGATTTTTAAGCCTACCACATCCGCAGTGGCCGCCACTTGCAAAGCCCCTTCTGCAGAGTGGCGCTCGCCCTCTCCACCACTTCTCCCCTGGCACCCCCGCAGCCCGTCCGGGTGTGGCCGGAGGCTCAAGTCCTCCGGCACCGTTGCTCCTGCGGCTGGAAAAGGGCTCCTGGACCGACCTCGGTCGCGTTCAGCCCTCGGGCCCCGCCAGCTTTTTCTCGGGACCTGGCCCTCGGGCCGGCTTCGCGGGTCGACAGACCCGCGCGCACCGCACACCCAAGTGTGAATTCCACCGGCGTGAGCGTGCGCGTGGCACTGGCTGGCCGCGGCCCCCGGGTCGCAGCCGTTCCCTCTCCCAGGCCGCCCCCTCCAGGTGACTGAGAAGCAACCTGTTTAAATGGCACCCGGGTGGATCCTCCAGTTTCCACCGGCCAGGCTCGGCGCGACACACGTACGCACCAGCCGCAGTCCCGCCGAAGCGAGCTTCGCGGGGTTTAATCTCGCTGTGCGGCCGCGCGTAATTGGCCGCCGCGGCTCGGGGTTTGTTTGCTTCGGCTCCAGGAGCCGGCCAGAGGCCGCGGGGCCGCGCGCCAAGGCAGGTTCCCAGCGGCTCGCGGTCCCCTTCCGCGCCGCCCGTGCTGCAGCAGGGCACGCCGCTCCGGGACCGCAGAGTCGCCGGGGCTCCCAGCCGCCGGGCCCGGTACGGCCTCGCTCCCCAGGGCGCCCGGTATACACCCCGCCTTTCTCTTTGCGCTCTTTCAGGGGAACGCGGGGCCGACGACGCCCCGCAGCCGCCTCGGTCTTGGCCAGCTTTCCGCGTCCAGTTCCCCCGGCCTGCGCGCGCAGAAGCTGGATCTAGCACGAGTCCACCGCGCGCCGGTCACACCGTGGGTAACTGCGGGCCGGGAGAAGCGCCCAGATGCCGGCGGTCCCCGCCTTTGAGAGTCGACGGCACACCGGTACTTGATTGTGGGTAGCGGGGAGGCTGGCGCTAGATTGTTGAATTCCCAGTTACGCGCAGAATGCCCAATCTTCTAAGCAGGACGGATCGGACAGTACGGAGAAGCGGGCTCCTGTAGTTCTGGGATTGCATTTTGCAACGTGTCTCCTCGAGCTTCGCGCCaagcctgggggagggagggagttggggCCGGAAGGCCAGCGCCGCGGGTGGATAGGGTCCGCGGGTAGCCCCGCGTGTGCGTCCCTGGCCATGTCGCCTTTAATGCCCTGCCCTTTTGCGTGGCCTTCTGAGGGTTTCCAGGGCAGGCCGGGGTTGCTTCCCACCCACACGCCCTCTCTCACCCCCAGCTAACCCCAGCGGGCAAGGCTCCCCAGAGCCGAGACCTTTTGACTCTGCTCCCTCGCTCCCGCCTCCGCCCTCGCCCGGGGGTGGCTCCCGAGAGCCGGACCTCGCCGGCCCCGGCTGGGACCATGGTGTTTCTCTCTGGGAATGCCTCCGACAGTTCCAACTGCACCCATCCGCAGGCACCAGTGAACATATCCAAGGCCATTCTGCTCGGGGTGATCTTGGGGGGCCTCATCATTTTCGGTGTGCTGGGCAACATCCTAGTGATCCTCTCCGTGGCCTGCCACCGGCATCTGCACTCGGTCACTCACTACTACATCGTCAACCTGGCGGTGGCCGACCTCCTCCTCACCTCCACGGTGCTGCCCTTCTCTGCCATCTTTGAGATCCTGGGCTACTGGGCCTTTGGCAGGGTTTTCTGCAATATCTGGGCGGCGGTGGACGTCCTGTGCTGCACCGCGTCCATCATGGGACTCTGCATCATCTCCATCGACCGCTACATCGGTGTGAGCTACCCGCTGCGCTACCCCACCATCGTCACCCAGAAGAGGGGTCTCATGGCCCTGCTCTGTGTCTGGGCGCTCTCCCTCGTCATCTCCATCGGGCCCCTGTTTGGCTGGAGGCAGCCGGCCCCTGAAGACGAGACCATCTGCCAGATCACCGAGGAGCCGGGCTACGTGCTCTTCTCGGCCCTGGGCTCCTTCTACGTGCCACTGACCATCATCCTGGTCATGTACTGCCGGGTCTACGTGGTGGCCAAGAGGGAAAGCCGGGGCCTCAAGTCCGGCCTCAAGACTGACAAGTCGGACTCGGAGCAGGTGACGCTCCGCATCCATCGGAAAAATGCCCCGGTAGGAGGCAGCGGGGTGTCCAGCGCCAAGAACAAGACGCACTTCTCCGTGAGGCTCCTCAAATTTTCCCGGGAGAAGAAAGCGGCCAAAACACTGGGCATCGTGGTCGGCTGCTTCGTCCTCTGCTGGCTGCCTTTTTTCCTAGTGATGCCCATTGGTAAGTCTTCAAACGCCCCATCTTTGTATTTAGGGTTCCTCATCCCCTTCCCCTTCTGCTAGACTCAAGGTCAGGGGTGGCAGAAAAAGGATCTGCATTTCAAACAGCAaagccagaggtgggggtggggaggggagcaggtagGAAATGCTCCCCGGTAGAAAAGtaaatttcagtttcctttcttctccagtCTCATTTACAGTATGTCCTTAGGCACCTTTTCGACTACTGTAAAGCTGCTTCCAACAGATGCAGATTAATTGGTCTCCTTAATAAGAACGTCAGCTTTTCTTAATGCCTGTAAGCATGTGTTTAATTTAAACAGATCCTCTCTTCTTTGGAGTCTCAGAGTCTCCACCACACTCTTAGGCAGGGCTGTGGGATTCCACTTTCACCTCTGCCGCTCTGAACTGCAAATTCTCTTGGCCTAAAAATAAGCCCTGTACTTATTCTGAACAAatgtgtaattttattattagatTAGATTATTCCTAAGGGTTAGTCATAATGGTCTGCTTAGTTCTATAtctgtgttaattttattttctggattcGGTATGGAAGAAAGTGTGGTGAGCCCCtgacaaggaaaaaaagatgattttatgtCCAGAAGAATTTAAGCTTTAAAGAATTCAACATCATGTTTCCTATAAGTAAATACTTTCCCCTGTATTTTAATAGTAAGTAGCAAAACAAACAGTCCTCTTATCCAAGAGCGTTCTGGAAGCTGCAGATGACACTGTTTGAAAATAATGCAGTAATGTTACAAATCCAATTTTTGCAAATGCTAAATTAGCTGTTGTCAAAACTAATTAGCTCATCGTAAGTATCAGCAAGCTGATCCACTTGGAATAGTCATCTATCCCCGAAAGGCCTTCGTGAGATCCCAAAATGGTTGTTGGCTATTTTTAGTTTGGGAGCTCAAGTATAGACCCACACATTGGTTATCCACTAActgtaacaaacaaaaaaaatatggtaaaagttaataaaagttTGTTTCTGGCACCTTGGAGCCAAATTTAAGTAGCATGTATTTAAAGTACTTTACTTTGCAACTCCGTGTAATAATAGCTATTAGTTTTGGGGGCCAACTTGGTTTCATTTGTCCAGGCTTTTTATTTCATGCATCCCCTCAACAACTCAGTGAGGTTTGCATTATTATTCTGAAATCACAAGTGTGGGGAAGGTTCTGGAGCTTCTCTAGTACCATAGCCACcggtcacatgtggctatttaatgcaagttaaagaaaattaatattcagtTCCTAAATCTCACTAGCCAAAGTTCAAGCGCTCAGTAGCCACATCTGGCCAGTGGCTACTGTTTGGGAACCGcaaagatatagaacattttcatcgcTGCAGAAATTTCTATCCGACAGGGCTGCTTGAGAGGCCCTTCTGAGTTCACTAGCTGACTTTCCATTGTGCCTACCCATCATTGTTGCTGACTCTGCTCCTAGAAGTACATCACAGCTTTGAATTTATTTCAATAGCACTCTACCTGAGCCCCTGCTTCCCTATCTTTCTGCATCCCATCTCTTACTTCCTTCTGAAGTTTGCGTATTTTTTCATGCATCCATGTACTTATCAAGTGTATACCGAGCACTTGTTCTAGACATAGTTTGAGCAAGGCAGCAGACTCCTTGCCAGTAAAATGTTTGCATTCTTCTGGGGGAGatagacaaataaatatgtattaagaaGTCACGGGTTGCTAAGCACTATAAAAAACTAAGCAGGATCAGAGGATAGAGATTTGTAGGACAACGGGGTGGGTGGTCAGACGAGTCCTCTCTGAAGAGGTGATATTTAAGCAGAGACCTAACTGAAGTGAGGAGCAAACTTTACAAAGTCTGGAAGGACCTTTTGGGCAGAGGAACGGCGAGTACAGAGATGGGAAAGAGCCTGACCTGTTCAAGGCAAAGCAAAGACCACCGCCTGGCTGAACTACAGAGAATGAGTGGGCAGACAAGTCCAGAAACAGGTTGTGGAAATAGACAAGGTCATGTGGGTCTTTTAGGCCCAAGTAGAATCTGCATATTATTCTAATTGTGATGGGAAGCCATCCGATTGGACAGGTGTTAGCAGGGATGTggctggttttatatttttaaaggatcactTGGGTTTCTGGTTGGAGAGTGGGCTGTTTCGGGGGACGATTGTGGAAGCAGGGACCCCGGTTGGGAGGCCGTTAGAGAAGCCAAGGGTGGAAAGACCGAGATGTCTTGCACTTGGGTGAAACAGGTGGAGGTGGTGGGAAGTGATCACATCCGGTACTTATTTCAAATGTGGAGCTGACAAGGTTGGACATAGGGtatgagaaaaaagagaggaattaAAGATAACTTCCGGGTCTGGGGCCTAAGCACCAGGGTAAACAGCGCATTTTACTCTAGGAAAACCAGAGAATGACTGGATTGTAAGGGGCTGTCAGGG containing:
- the ADRA1A gene encoding alpha-1A adrenergic receptor isoform X1, producing MVFLSGNASDSSNCTHPQAPVNISKAILLGVILGGLIIFGVLGNILVILSVACHRHLHSVTHYYIVNLAVADLLLTSTVLPFSAIFEILGYWAFGRVFCNIWAAVDVLCCTASIMGLCIISIDRYIGVSYPLRYPTIVTQKRGLMALLCVWALSLVISIGPLFGWRQPAPEDETICQITEEPGYVLFSALGSFYVPLTIILVMYCRVYVVAKRESRGLKSGLKTDKSDSEQVTLRIHRKNAPVGGSGVSSAKNKTHFSVRLLKFSREKKAAKTLGIVVGCFVLCWLPFFLVMPIGSFFPDFKPSETVFKIAFWLGYLNSCINPIIYPCSSQEFKKAFQNVLRIQCLRRKQSSKHALSYTLHPPSHALEGQHKDLVRIPVGSGETFYKISKTDGVCEWKFFSSMPRESARITVSKDQSACTTARVRSKSFLQVCCCMGPSTPSHGENHQVPTIKIHTISLSENGEEV
- the ADRA1A gene encoding alpha-1A adrenergic receptor isoform X4, whose product is MVFLSGNASDSSNCTHPQAPVNISKAILLGVILGGLIIFGVLGNILVILSVACHRHLHSVTHYYIVNLAVADLLLTSTVLPFSAIFEILGYWAFGRVFCNIWAAVDVLCCTASIMGLCIISIDRYIGVSYPLRYPTIVTQKRGLMALLCVWALSLVISIGPLFGWRQPAPEDETICQITEEPGYVLFSALGSFYVPLTIILVMYCRVYVVAKRESRGLKSGLKTDKSDSEQVTLRIHRKNAPVGGSGVSSAKNKTHFSVRLLKFSREKKAAKTLGIVVGCFVLCWLPFFLVMPIGNELKVEMGSYQTKNLLHSNGNNQQSEETIYGMGENICNHPLIWG
- the ADRA1A gene encoding alpha-1A adrenergic receptor isoform X5 encodes the protein MVFLSGNASDSSNCTHPQAPVNISKAILLGVILGGLIIFGVLGNILVILSVACHRHLHSVTHYYIVNLAVADLLLTSTVLPFSAIFEILGYWAFGRVFCNIWAAVDVLCCTASIMGLCIISIDRYIGVSYPLRYPTIVTQKRGLMALLCVWALSLVISIGPLFGWRQPAPEDETICQITEEPGYVLFSALGSFYVPLTIILVMYCRVYVVAKRESRGLKSGLKTDKSDSEQVTLRIHRKNAPVGGSGVSSAKNKTHFSVRLLKFSREKKAAKTLGIVVGCFVLCWLPFFLVMPIDRSKR
- the ADRA1A gene encoding alpha-1A adrenergic receptor isoform X3: MVFLSGNASDSSNCTHPQAPVNISKAILLGVILGGLIIFGVLGNILVILSVACHRHLHSVTHYYIVNLAVADLLLTSTVLPFSAIFEILGYWAFGRVFCNIWAAVDVLCCTASIMGLCIISIDRYIGVSYPLRYPTIVTQKRGLMALLCVWALSLVISIGPLFGWRQPAPEDETICQITEEPGYVLFSALGSFYVPLTIILVMYCRVYVVAKRESRGLKSGLKTDKSDSEQVTLRIHRKNAPVGGSGVSSAKNKTHFSVRLLKFSREKKAAKTLGIVVGCFVLCWLPFFLVMPIGSFFPDFKPSETVFKIAFWLGYLNSCINPIIYPCSSQEFKKAFQNVLRIQCLRRKQSSKHALSYTLHPPSHALEGQHKDLVRIPVGSGETFYKISKTDGVCEWKFFSSMPRESARITVSKDQSACTTARDF
- the ADRA1A gene encoding alpha-1A adrenergic receptor isoform X2, which produces MVFLSGNASDSSNCTHPQAPVNISKAILLGVILGGLIIFGVLGNILVILSVACHRHLHSVTHYYIVNLAVADLLLTSTVLPFSAIFEILGYWAFGRVFCNIWAAVDVLCCTASIMGLCIISIDRYIGVSYPLRYPTIVTQKRGLMALLCVWALSLVISIGPLFGWRQPAPEDETICQITEEPGYVLFSALGSFYVPLTIILVMYCRVYVVAKRESRGLKSGLKTDKSDSEQVTLRIHRKNAPVGGSGVSSAKNKTHFSVRLLKFSREKKAAKTLGIVVGCFVLCWLPFFLVMPIGSFFPDFKPSETVFKIAFWLGYLNSCINPIIYPCSSQEFKKAFQNVLRIQCLRRKQSSKHALSYTLHPPSHALEGQHKDLVRIPVGSGETFYKISKTDGVCEWKFFSSMPRESARITVSKDQSACTTARVRSKSFLQDF